AATTTCTTCCACGGAACCCACAAAATTCGCAAACGGACCAACCATAATACGTACGGATTCCTTGATTTCGAAATCAATCTTCGCTTTAGGTTCAACCATGCCCATATGCTTCAGAATTTGTTCTACCTCTTCCGGAAGCAAAGCTGTTGGTTTAGACCCTGAGCCTGTCGAACCAACAAATCCAGTAACGCCCGGAGTATTGCGGACAACATACCAGGAATCATCAGTCTGAACCATTTCCACCAAAACATAACCCGGGTAAACTTTACGCATAACGGTTTTTTTCTTACCGTCTTTGTTTACGATTTCTTCTTCCATAGGAACAAGAACGCGGAATATTTTGTCTTCCATGCCCATGGACTCAACGCGCTTTTCCAAATTGGCCTTGACCTTATTCTCATACCCAGAATAGGTATGAACGACATACCATCTTTTTTCCATATCAAGCCACCTGGGACCTCTCTAAATAATCGCTTCAATCACAGCGGAAATACCGATGTCCAGAACCCAGAAGTAAATAGCGACAACTACAATTGTACCGAGAACGATCAATGTATAGTTGGTCAATTCTTTACGACTTGGCCAGCGAACTTTTTTGAGTTCACTCCAGCTCTCAGTGAAAAAGGAAAACATAGACTTGAAACTACGTTTCATGCCGACTACACCTCCACAGACTATCTGGTTTCGCGATGAGGAGTTTGCGAGTTACAATACTTGCAAAATTTCTTCATCTCCATGCGGTCGGGGTGATTTCGCTTGTTTTTGGTAGTCGCATAGTTTCTTTGTTTGCAACTTGTACAAGCCAAAGTGATAATTACCCGCATGATGTGCACCTCCCGAGACGTCCTTCTAACTAAACAATTAGAAGACGTAAATATTGATCCTAAAAAAAGCCGCGAATTTAGGCCTACCTAAAACACTTTAGCATAATGTCAAGGTCTGTGTCAACGAAAGAATTCCGTTCTGCACTGGGTAATTTCGGGTGTTATAGTCATATGGCCGTACCCTGTCTTTGGGTCTATCTCTTCCTCACACTTCGCTGTCTTCCTAATCATTATGGGGCATTCCGACTGTGTATAAACCTACCCTCAACGGCAACGACTAAAATCGACTCAAATAGGAATTTATGGTGTTAGTTCCTAATTCTATCCGAGCAATTTCATGAGACTAAAAAAAAGAACT
The window above is part of the Paenibacillus sp. FSL K6-0276 genome. Proteins encoded here:
- the nusG gene encoding transcription termination/antitermination protein NusG, which gives rise to MEKRWYVVHTYSGYENKVKANLEKRVESMGMEDKIFRVLVPMEEEIVNKDGKKKTVMRKVYPGYVLVEMVQTDDSWYVVRNTPGVTGFVGSTGSGSKPTALLPEEVEQILKHMGMVEPKAKIDFEIKESVRIMVGPFANFVGSVEEILADKSKIKVHVNMFGRETPLELDFTQVEKI
- the secE gene encoding preprotein translocase subunit SecE translates to MKRSFKSMFSFFTESWSELKKVRWPSRKELTNYTLIVLGTIVVVAIYFWVLDIGISAVIEAII
- the rpmG gene encoding 50S ribosomal protein L33; the encoded protein is MRVIITLACTSCKQRNYATTKNKRNHPDRMEMKKFCKYCNSQTPHRETR